The following are from one region of the Arthrobacter sp. TMP15 genome:
- a CDS encoding class II fructose-bisphosphate aldolase: protein MALTNTRTIMELAANAGTGQGAFNVIHLETLEGLIGGAEAAGLPVILQISQNCAKFHGGLEPVALATLAAARKASVPVAVHLDHAEDEALVYEAVDLGFGSVMYDGAHLEYAHNVEVTARVTEYAHQRGVYVEAELGKVGGKDGAHAPGVLTDPAEAAAFVAATGVDALAVAVGSSHAMTERSAALNLGRIAELKAVLEVPLVLHGSSGVSDESIVAAIAAGMTKINVSTHLNGFFTRAVREYLTANPSVVDSRKYLGAGRAALVPEVSRLLALFAGASPTKN from the coding sequence ATGGCTTTGACAAATACCCGCACCATCATGGAACTGGCTGCGAATGCCGGTACGGGGCAGGGCGCCTTCAACGTGATCCACCTTGAGACCCTCGAAGGACTGATCGGTGGTGCCGAGGCCGCCGGGCTCCCCGTTATCTTGCAGATTTCTCAAAATTGCGCAAAGTTTCATGGTGGTCTGGAACCGGTGGCCCTGGCAACTTTGGCTGCGGCCCGCAAGGCGTCTGTGCCGGTAGCCGTGCACCTTGACCATGCCGAAGACGAGGCGTTGGTCTATGAAGCGGTTGACTTGGGCTTCGGTTCCGTCATGTACGACGGCGCCCACCTTGAGTATGCGCACAATGTGGAGGTGACAGCCCGTGTCACCGAGTATGCCCACCAGCGGGGTGTCTATGTGGAAGCGGAGCTGGGCAAGGTTGGCGGCAAGGACGGGGCGCACGCCCCGGGTGTGCTGACCGACCCGGCAGAAGCAGCCGCGTTTGTTGCTGCGACAGGTGTTGACGCGCTCGCCGTTGCTGTGGGTTCCTCGCATGCCATGACAGAGCGCAGCGCGGCCTTGAATCTGGGCCGAATCGCGGAGTTGAAGGCCGTACTTGAGGTGCCGCTAGTGTTGCATGGCTCATCTGGCGTCTCAGATGAGAGCATTGTGGCAGCGATTGCAGCAGGTATGACCAAGATTAACGTTTCTACTCACCTGAACGGTTTCTTTACTCGGGCAGTGCGTGAGTACCTGACAGCCAATCCTTCGGTTGTGGATTCGCGCAAGTATCTGGGCGCCGGACGTGCGGCCCTGGTGCCTGAAGTTTCACGGTTGCTGGCGTTGTTTGCCGGTGCTTCCCCTACTAAAAACTAG
- a CDS encoding DeoR/GlpR family DNA-binding transcription regulator, whose amino-acid sequence MNRTERLTAILDLLAAHGQVEVDGIVAQLGVSPATARRDLDSLANERLLTRTRGGATSGSVSYDLPGRYNRDDHAEEKQQIAHAASALIPSGAVIGLCGGTTSTALAQVLSTREDLILASNRPTLTVVTNAINIAAQLAIRPNFKIMVTGGIVNPRSYELVGPYADSILQRVALDFAFIGVNGIEPGAGPTTNDEGEASVNSKMAGRASEAYILADASKIGKRAFATMGELACRNLITDSRVTPEQLEAFREAGTNVIVAPAL is encoded by the coding sequence ATGAACAGAACTGAACGACTCACAGCGATCTTGGACCTGTTGGCCGCTCACGGCCAGGTTGAAGTTGATGGGATTGTGGCCCAGCTGGGTGTTTCCCCGGCCACTGCCCGCCGTGATTTGGACTCCTTGGCCAATGAGCGGCTGTTGACGCGCACCCGTGGCGGTGCCACCAGCGGCTCTGTTTCCTATGACCTTCCGGGACGATACAACCGTGACGATCATGCTGAGGAAAAGCAGCAGATTGCACACGCCGCCAGCGCCTTAATTCCCTCTGGAGCCGTTATTGGCTTGTGTGGGGGCACTACCAGTACAGCGCTGGCGCAGGTATTGTCCACGCGGGAGGACTTGATTCTCGCGTCCAACAGACCAACGCTGACAGTTGTCACTAACGCCATCAATATTGCAGCTCAGCTGGCCATCAGGCCCAACTTCAAAATTATGGTGACCGGGGGGATTGTGAACCCTCGCTCATACGAGCTTGTTGGCCCGTACGCCGACTCGATTCTGCAGCGTGTGGCGCTGGACTTCGCGTTCATTGGGGTGAACGGCATTGAGCCGGGAGCCGGTCCCACAACCAACGATGAGGGAGAGGCGTCAGTGAACTCGAAGATGGCCGGACGCGCATCTGAGGCCTATATTTTGGCTGACGCCTCCAAGATCGGCAAACGGGCGTTTGCGACCATGGGGGAGTTGGCGTGCCGGAATCTCATCACTGACTCACGCGTCACCCCGGAGCAGCTCGAGGCGTTCCGTGAAGCGGGAACCAACGTGATTGTGGCGCCTGCCCTCTAG
- the efeB gene encoding iron uptake transporter deferrochelatase/peroxidase subunit has translation MTDSIPPAERVSRRTFFSGSVALAGAGGLALGVGGGAALTGATASGSTSETDHMVTGSSLTYPFYGEHQSGIATPPQDHLVYTAFDITATTAIELQLVLAKWSAAMAEMTAGAPVGKVEPAREHAIPGDTGEASDMGPHGLTLTLGFGPSLFDQRFGLEKFKPIDFAQLPAMAGESLEPSMTGGDLCIQACSNDPQVAYHAVRNLARMARTAVKTKWTVLGFGRASAGANQTTPRNLMGFKDGTRNITDAEDLGAHVWVGSEAGQSWMAGGSYLVARKIHMLIETWDEDPIGDQQSIFGRSKKEGAPLSGTKEHDIPDFHAPSPGSQGEKPAIATDSHIALVAPENNNGTKVLRRGYNFTDGLDSVGRLDAGLMFLSFQKSPEHFVQLQQKLGRSDRLNEYIRHVGSAVFAVPAGLPAPGSYYGKEFFD, from the coding sequence ATGACTGATTCGATTCCTCCTGCCGAGCGCGTATCCCGCCGCACGTTCTTCAGCGGGTCGGTGGCGTTGGCCGGTGCCGGCGGTCTGGCACTGGGAGTCGGTGGCGGGGCTGCTCTGACCGGTGCCACGGCGTCCGGATCAACATCGGAAACCGATCACATGGTGACGGGGTCCTCGCTCACGTATCCGTTTTATGGCGAACACCAGAGTGGGATTGCCACTCCTCCACAGGACCACTTGGTGTACACAGCCTTCGATATCACGGCCACGACCGCGATCGAGCTTCAACTGGTACTTGCCAAATGGTCCGCCGCTATGGCCGAAATGACAGCGGGTGCCCCGGTTGGAAAAGTGGAGCCCGCGCGTGAGCACGCCATCCCTGGGGACACCGGTGAAGCTAGTGATATGGGCCCGCATGGTCTAACGCTGACACTTGGTTTTGGGCCGTCCCTGTTTGATCAAAGGTTTGGGTTGGAAAAGTTCAAACCCATCGATTTTGCGCAACTGCCAGCCATGGCAGGTGAGTCTCTTGAGCCGTCCATGACAGGAGGGGACCTCTGCATCCAAGCCTGCTCAAACGATCCACAGGTGGCCTACCATGCGGTTCGGAATTTGGCCCGTATGGCCCGGACAGCGGTAAAGACAAAGTGGACTGTACTGGGATTTGGTCGGGCGTCCGCCGGAGCTAACCAAACCACGCCCCGGAATTTAATGGGGTTCAAGGACGGTACCCGCAATATCACCGACGCCGAGGATCTTGGCGCACATGTTTGGGTGGGCTCGGAGGCGGGCCAGTCATGGATGGCAGGCGGAAGCTACCTGGTGGCACGCAAAATTCACATGCTCATTGAAACCTGGGACGAGGACCCAATTGGGGATCAGCAAAGCATCTTTGGGCGCAGCAAAAAGGAAGGCGCCCCGTTGTCTGGAACCAAGGAACACGATATCCCTGACTTCCATGCGCCCTCTCCTGGCAGCCAGGGGGAGAAACCCGCCATTGCAACGGATTCTCACATTGCTCTGGTGGCCCCCGAAAACAACAACGGCACCAAGGTGCTGCGTCGAGGCTACAACTTCACGGATGGTCTGGACTCCGTGGGACGCTTGGATGCGGGTTTGATGTTCCTGAGTTTTCAGAAGAGCCCGGAGCATTTTGTGCAGCTGCAACAAAAGTTGGGTCGCTCAGACAGACTCAACGAGTACATCAGGCATGTTGGCTCCGCAGTGTTTGCCGTACCTGCCGGGCTCCCCGCGCCAGGAAGCTACTACGGCAAGGAATTCTTCGATTAA
- the efeO gene encoding iron uptake system protein EfeO, whose translation MTFIPSTYLRSTAPALLAGAAVLALTLAGCGSAEPAEKTSGTSGGASAPVSNGAAQIAVSVERIEGGDQCVPNYSSAPAGPVTFTITNKDASGVSEVELLSDKRILGERENVIPGLKSVSFTLTLAGGEYQLYCPGAATETKPFSVTGAAASSSASGVSELLKEGTDGYAKYVSGQVDSLVLAAAALQAAVDSGDVSASQKAYAQARPFFERIEPVAESFPDLDPALDLRVADVEPGTEWTGFHPLEKDLFETQAISDSSKALAAGLVKNVATLKTLTAALEADGSYKPEELANGASGLLEEIQSSKITGEEEAYSKLDLVDFAANIEGSQQAFEYLKPALKEIDAELTGTITAQFEIVDAALEAYKDPSSLGGWKAYTEELKKSDAAQLTALIQSLQAPLAKISEKVATV comes from the coding sequence ATGACTTTTATTCCAAGCACCTACCTGCGCTCCACAGCTCCGGCATTGTTAGCCGGGGCTGCCGTCCTGGCGCTCACGCTGGCGGGTTGCGGCAGTGCCGAGCCAGCAGAAAAGACATCGGGAACCTCCGGTGGCGCGTCCGCGCCGGTCAGTAATGGCGCGGCGCAGATAGCGGTCAGCGTGGAAAGGATCGAGGGCGGGGATCAGTGCGTGCCCAACTATTCATCTGCTCCGGCGGGTCCTGTGACCTTCACCATCACCAATAAGGACGCCTCCGGTGTCAGCGAGGTTGAGCTGCTCAGCGACAAGCGCATCCTGGGTGAACGTGAAAATGTTATTCCCGGCCTGAAGTCCGTCAGTTTCACTCTCACCCTGGCAGGGGGTGAATACCAGCTGTACTGCCCAGGAGCAGCCACAGAGACTAAGCCGTTTAGCGTCACAGGTGCCGCCGCATCCTCATCCGCCAGCGGTGTCAGCGAGCTGCTCAAGGAAGGTACCGATGGTTATGCCAAGTACGTTTCAGGCCAGGTTGATTCTCTGGTTCTTGCTGCAGCTGCCTTGCAGGCGGCCGTGGACTCCGGTGATGTCAGTGCCAGTCAGAAGGCTTATGCCCAGGCGCGCCCATTCTTTGAGCGCATTGAACCGGTGGCTGAAAGCTTCCCCGATCTGGACCCAGCACTTGACCTTCGCGTGGCCGACGTCGAACCCGGCACCGAATGGACAGGTTTCCACCCGCTGGAAAAAGATCTGTTCGAGACTCAGGCGATCAGCGATTCTTCCAAGGCACTGGCGGCTGGTCTGGTAAAAAATGTTGCCACACTCAAGACTTTGACGGCTGCGCTGGAAGCCGATGGCTCCTACAAACCCGAGGAATTGGCGAACGGTGCCAGCGGTCTGCTGGAAGAAATTCAGTCCTCGAAGATCACCGGTGAAGAGGAAGCTTATTCCAAGTTGGACTTGGTGGATTTTGCTGCCAACATCGAGGGTTCTCAGCAGGCTTTCGAATACCTGAAACCGGCGTTGAAGGAGATCGATGCCGAGCTGACAGGCACCATTACTGCCCAGTTTGAGATAGTCGATGCCGCGTTGGAGGCGTACAAGGATCCCTCCTCGTTGGGTGGCTGGAAGGCGTACACGGAGGAATTAAAAAAGTCCGACGCCGCTCAACTCACCGCTTTGATCCAGTCATTGCAGGCACCGTTGGCAAAGATTTCCGAAAAGGTGGCCACCGTTTAA
- the efeU gene encoding iron uptake transporter permease EfeU: protein MLATLVIGLREGLEAALIVGMIAAFLRRNGIALKAMWLGVGAAVLLSALIGVTLEIVSAALPQQQQEAMETVIGAVAVLIVTFMILWMSKNSRSMKSSLEAHAGSALKGGSVFALASMAFLAVLREGIETAVFMVAAFQSSLNPLAAGTGAVLGLVIATGAGLLLFRGAVKLNLAKFFKATGVFLVFVAAGLVMKSLRTAHEAGWLNVGQGSTINLNWLAPNGSARGALLTGVFGIPNDPRFVEILGWALYLIPMLAFILWPRTWRPSAAMLPRVQFITAGALGVSALALILAAPLAVPPAPLAESSTPTITTSGAVGVSLRVTTAEHGLGAQAAGAQAAGANMRAATAGEFAKTLVATGPDGTVNSYALESHGTESHAGRTASIYSAAANQSARPEPPTITVAALTELNGGRMPVGISASSNPGPFEAAWKHQGNVKVWLVNGSIIDAVSTQGSSLTLSGGGLASPRTIAVADHDGWQVPEEHVTAAVTKLSSFEASTAENVLWSRYLPVVFIISALVLFAAGRRNQRQLLVSAPSP from the coding sequence GTGCTTGCTACATTGGTTATCGGCCTGCGAGAAGGTCTCGAAGCTGCGCTGATCGTGGGTATGATTGCCGCGTTCCTGCGCCGCAACGGCATTGCGTTGAAAGCCATGTGGCTGGGTGTTGGCGCGGCAGTTCTACTCAGCGCACTCATCGGCGTCACGCTTGAGATCGTCTCGGCGGCACTCCCCCAGCAGCAGCAAGAAGCCATGGAAACCGTTATCGGCGCCGTAGCGGTGCTCATCGTGACGTTCATGATTCTATGGATGAGCAAAAATTCGCGCTCCATGAAATCCTCTTTGGAGGCCCATGCCGGGTCCGCACTTAAAGGCGGATCCGTGTTTGCGCTGGCTAGCATGGCATTCCTGGCGGTGCTGCGCGAAGGCATTGAAACAGCCGTATTTATGGTTGCCGCCTTCCAGTCCTCTCTGAATCCGCTGGCGGCTGGAACCGGAGCAGTGCTGGGCCTGGTCATCGCCACCGGCGCTGGCTTGTTGCTCTTCCGTGGCGCCGTCAAACTGAACCTGGCCAAGTTTTTCAAGGCCACAGGCGTGTTCCTGGTGTTTGTTGCTGCAGGTCTGGTGATGAAGTCCCTGCGCACAGCCCACGAGGCTGGCTGGCTCAACGTTGGCCAGGGCAGCACCATCAATCTGAACTGGCTGGCCCCCAACGGCAGCGCGCGTGGAGCCCTCCTCACGGGCGTTTTCGGGATACCCAACGACCCTCGATTCGTTGAAATCCTCGGCTGGGCCCTGTATTTGATCCCCATGCTTGCCTTCATCTTGTGGCCGCGCACCTGGCGCCCCTCCGCCGCCATGCTGCCACGTGTACAGTTCATAACCGCCGGAGCACTTGGCGTATCAGCCCTGGCTTTAATTTTGGCTGCACCCTTGGCCGTACCGCCAGCTCCCTTAGCGGAAAGCTCGACGCCGACCATCACCACCTCCGGCGCCGTGGGCGTATCGCTGCGGGTCACCACCGCTGAACACGGATTGGGTGCGCAGGCAGCCGGTGCACAGGCAGCCGGAGCCAATATGCGCGCCGCAACCGCGGGTGAATTCGCAAAAACACTCGTTGCAACCGGCCCCGATGGCACAGTAAACAGCTACGCATTAGAATCCCATGGCACCGAATCACATGCGGGCCGCACAGCATCCATCTACTCCGCCGCAGCGAACCAGAGTGCCCGCCCGGAACCGCCCACCATCACAGTCGCAGCACTGACCGAGCTCAACGGCGGCCGGATGCCCGTAGGCATCAGCGCCTCCAGCAATCCTGGTCCGTTTGAGGCCGCGTGGAAACACCAAGGCAATGTCAAGGTATGGCTTGTCAACGGCTCAATCATTGATGCCGTCAGCACACAAGGATCCTCATTGACACTTAGCGGTGGAGGGTTAGCCTCACCACGGACCATCGCGGTGGCCGATCACGATGGCTGGCAGGTGCCTGAAGAACACGTCACGGCAGCCGTCACCAAACTAAGCAGCTTTGAGGCCTCCACCGCCGAAAACGTGCTGTGGTCCCGCTACCTGCCCGTGGTGTTTATCATTTCTGCACTGGTGCTGTTCGCCGCCGGGCGCCGGAATCAACGCCAACTTCTAGTGAGCGCACCCTCGCCCTAG
- a CDS encoding histidine phosphatase family protein: MSSPRQIIMIRHGQSAANVDQSIYNRIPDYRIPLTELGVAQAKEAGRKVRQQLAGEKVRVYVSPYLRAYQTLEAMDLGDLVESIMEEPRLREQDWANFQNPTEIADQKELRNSYGHFFYRFREGESGSDVYDRVTSFMETLFRHWNRNESAPNVLLVTHGLTMRLFCMRWFHWTVEYFESLNNPGNAETRTLVRDGQQYLLDANFEQWTQAEPTTTVVDLPEHSWGSATEPQL, encoded by the coding sequence ATGAGCTCCCCACGCCAGATCATCATGATCCGCCACGGACAGTCAGCGGCCAATGTTGACCAGAGCATTTACAACAGAATTCCCGACTATCGGATCCCGCTGACCGAGCTGGGTGTGGCCCAAGCCAAAGAAGCCGGCCGGAAAGTCAGGCAGCAGCTGGCCGGGGAAAAAGTCCGTGTCTATGTTTCGCCCTACTTACGCGCCTACCAAACCCTTGAGGCCATGGATTTGGGCGATCTCGTGGAGTCGATCATGGAAGAGCCTCGGTTGCGGGAGCAGGATTGGGCGAACTTCCAGAACCCGACGGAGATCGCGGACCAAAAGGAGCTCCGCAACTCCTACGGACACTTTTTCTACCGGTTTCGCGAGGGCGAATCGGGGTCCGATGTTTATGACCGGGTTACCTCCTTCATGGAAACCCTGTTTAGGCACTGGAATAGAAATGAATCCGCCCCCAACGTTCTGCTTGTTACGCATGGGCTGACAATGCGACTGTTCTGCATGCGCTGGTTCCACTGGACGGTGGAGTATTTTGAGTCGCTGAACAACCCAGGCAATGCGGAAACTCGCACCTTGGTTCGTGATGGCCAGCAGTATCTTCTTGATGCCAATTTTGAGCAATGGACACAGGCTGAGCCAACAACAACCGTGGTGGATCTCCCGGAGCATAGTTGGGGATCGGCTACAGAACCGCAACTGTAG
- a CDS encoding type II CAAX endopeptidase family protein, protein MTESVPTSAANDAGSPAPAQPSPSAGLPAAAAGTGPQAKADGSGVEHQGWGVKSRRRLISEVLLVLGLSLGQSAVYSVVSLLDKMSRAPISQGTSTLNVVRNNREFFDFTYQILDIFFALVPVMLVLYLLAEPGKSAFARIGLDIRHPFRDGLGALGLLVVIGVPSLGLYAAGRAMGITTEIIPSALNQYWWTVPVLVLSAIRAGVLEEVILNGYLLGRLEKIGLGPWAAILLSALLRGSYHLYQGFGPFVGNFAMGLLFGWVYKKYGRLAPLVAAHALVDIAAFTLGPALGFGG, encoded by the coding sequence ATGACTGAATCGGTGCCTACTTCTGCCGCGAACGACGCCGGTAGCCCTGCCCCAGCCCAGCCTTCCCCAAGTGCCGGGTTGCCAGCTGCGGCGGCTGGGACGGGGCCGCAGGCGAAAGCCGACGGATCCGGCGTCGAGCATCAGGGGTGGGGAGTGAAGTCGCGCCGCCGTCTGATTAGTGAAGTGCTGCTGGTTCTGGGACTCTCACTGGGACAGTCGGCCGTGTACTCGGTGGTATCACTTCTGGATAAGATGAGCCGGGCGCCCATATCGCAGGGCACTTCAACCCTGAATGTTGTGCGCAACAACCGCGAATTTTTTGATTTTACGTACCAGATTCTGGACATCTTCTTTGCGTTGGTCCCTGTCATGCTGGTGCTTTATCTGCTCGCTGAACCCGGGAAATCTGCGTTCGCGCGGATAGGCCTGGATATCCGGCACCCTTTTCGCGATGGCTTGGGTGCGCTGGGACTGCTTGTTGTTATTGGCGTTCCTTCGCTGGGGCTTTATGCTGCCGGACGGGCCATGGGGATCACCACCGAGATCATTCCCAGCGCCCTGAACCAGTACTGGTGGACAGTTCCGGTGCTGGTGCTTTCAGCCATTCGTGCCGGCGTACTGGAGGAAGTTATCCTCAATGGTTATTTGCTGGGCCGCCTGGAAAAAATTGGGCTGGGACCCTGGGCGGCCATCCTACTCAGCGCCTTGCTGCGCGGAAGTTACCACCTCTACCAAGGTTTTGGGCCGTTCGTAGGCAACTTCGCCATGGGGCTGCTCTTTGGCTGGGTGTATAAAAAATATGGCAGGCTTGCTCCGCTTGTGGCGGCTCACGCACTCGTGGATATAGCCGCGTTCACGCTGGGCCCGGCGTTGGGCTTCGGCGGCTAA